In one window of Synchiropus splendidus isolate RoL2022-P1 chromosome 15, RoL_Sspl_1.0, whole genome shotgun sequence DNA:
- the LOC128771528 gene encoding CUGBP Elav-like family member 3 isoform X2: protein MKEADAIKLFVGQIPRNLEEKDLKPIFEQFGKIYELTVIKDKYTGMHKGCAFLTYCARESALKAQSALHEQKTLPGMNRPIQVKPADSEGRGEDRKLFVGMLGKQQSDEDVRRLFEPFGTIDECTVLRGPDGTSKGCAFVKFQGHAEAQAAINSLHGSRTMPGASSSLVVKFADTEKERGLRRMQQVASQLGIFSPMTLNFPAYNAYTQAVNAQLVQQQALVAQSAYLSPVATVAAVQMQQMAALNANGIIATPITPITPSSGTNTPPTIAATPVPALPPPIGVNGYSSVPAPTNGQQATETLYTNGVHPYQAQTPAAALDPLQQAYAGMQHYTAAYPAAYGLVGQPFPQQPTLVAQQHQQPQQQQQREGPEGCNIFIYHLPQEFSDSEMLQMFLPFGNVISAKVFVDRATNQSKCFGFVSFDNPASAQAAIQAMNGFQIGMKRLKVQLKRPKDANRPY, encoded by the exons ATGAAGGAGGCTGACGCCATCAAGCTCTTTGTGGGGCAGATCCCTCGGAATCTGGAGGAGAAAGATCTGAAGCCTATCTTCGAGCAGTTTGGCAAGATCTATGAGCTAACAGTGATTAAGGACAAATACACCGGAATGCACAAAG GATGTGCGTTTCTGACATACTGTGCACGGGAGTCTGCGTTGAAAGCTCAGAGTGCTCTCCATGAGCAGAAGACCCTACCAGGG ATGAATCGACCGATCCAGGTGAAACCAGCTGATAGCGAGGGCAGAGGAG AGGACAGAAAGCTGTTTGTTGGCATGCTGGGGAAGCAGCAGAGTGATGAAGATGTCAGAAGGCTGTTTGAACCCTTTGGCACCATCGACGAGTGCACTGTGCTAAGAGGACCAGATGGCACCAGTAAAG GTTGTGCGTTCGTAAAATTCCAAGGTCACGCTGAGGCCCAGGCCGCAATCAACAGCTTGCATGGAAGCCGTACAATGCCT GGAGCGTCGTCCAGTCTGGTGGTCAAGTTCGCAGACACAGAGAAGGAGCGGGGGCTGAGGAGGATGCAGCAGGTGGCTTCCCAGCTCGGCATTTTCAGCCCCATGACCCTCAACTTCCCTGCCTACAATGCCTACACACAAGCCGTCAACGCACAG CTCGTCCAGCAGCAGGCCCTGGTTGCCCAGTCAGCATACTTGTCTCCTGTTGCAACAGTTGCTGCTGTACAGATGCAGCAGATGGCGGCGCTTAATGCCAACGGAATCATTGCCACACCCATTACACCCATCACGCCGTCCTCGG GAACAAACACCCCACCAACTATCGCAGCGACACCTgttccagctctgcctccgCCGATTGGAGTCAACGGCTACAGCAGTGTTCCAGCACCAACCAATGGGCAGCAGGCGACAGAAACTTTATACACCAATGGCGTTCATCCATATCAAG CTCAAACTCCAGCTGCAGCCTTGGACCCGCTACAACAGGCCTACGCCGGCATGCAGCACTACACAG CGGCATACCCCGCTGCCTACGGATTGGTCGGACAGCCGTTCCCCCAGCAGCCAACACTGGTTGCCCAGCAACACCAGCAGccccagcaacagcagcagagagaag GGCCAGAGGGCtgcaacatcttcatctaccaccTGCCTCAGGAATTCAGCGACTCTGAGATGCTGCAGATGTTCTTGCCCTTTGGCAATGTCATTTCAGCGAAGGTGTTTGTTGATCGGGCCACCAACCAGAGCAAATGTTTCG GATTCGTGAGTTTTGACAATCCTGCCAGTGCTCAAGCAGCCATCCAGGCCATGAACGGATTCCAGATCGGCATGAAAAGACTCAAAGTGCAACTCAAACGGCCTAAAGACGCCAACCGCCCGTACTGA
- the LOC128771528 gene encoding CUGBP Elav-like family member 3 isoform X1, producing the protein MKEADAIKLFVGQIPRNLEEKDLKPIFEQFGKIYELTVIKDKYTGMHKGCAFLTYCARESALKAQSALHEQKTLPGMNRPIQVKPADSEGRGEDRKLFVGMLGKQQSDEDVRRLFEPFGTIDECTVLRGPDGTSKGCAFVKFQGHAEAQAAINSLHGSRTMPGASSSLVVKFADTEKERGLRRMQQVASQLGIFSPMTLNFPAYNAYTQAVNAQLVQQQALVAQSAYLSPVATVAAVQMQQMAALNANGIIATPITPITPSSGTNTPPTIAATPVPALPPPIGVNGYSSVPAPTNGQQATETLYTNGVHPYQDFCISPAQTPAAALDPLQQAYAGMQHYTAAYPAAYGLVGQPFPQQPTLVAQQHQQPQQQQQREGPEGCNIFIYHLPQEFSDSEMLQMFLPFGNVISAKVFVDRATNQSKCFGFVSFDNPASAQAAIQAMNGFQIGMKRLKVQLKRPKDANRPY; encoded by the exons ATGAAGGAGGCTGACGCCATCAAGCTCTTTGTGGGGCAGATCCCTCGGAATCTGGAGGAGAAAGATCTGAAGCCTATCTTCGAGCAGTTTGGCAAGATCTATGAGCTAACAGTGATTAAGGACAAATACACCGGAATGCACAAAG GATGTGCGTTTCTGACATACTGTGCACGGGAGTCTGCGTTGAAAGCTCAGAGTGCTCTCCATGAGCAGAAGACCCTACCAGGG ATGAATCGACCGATCCAGGTGAAACCAGCTGATAGCGAGGGCAGAGGAG AGGACAGAAAGCTGTTTGTTGGCATGCTGGGGAAGCAGCAGAGTGATGAAGATGTCAGAAGGCTGTTTGAACCCTTTGGCACCATCGACGAGTGCACTGTGCTAAGAGGACCAGATGGCACCAGTAAAG GTTGTGCGTTCGTAAAATTCCAAGGTCACGCTGAGGCCCAGGCCGCAATCAACAGCTTGCATGGAAGCCGTACAATGCCT GGAGCGTCGTCCAGTCTGGTGGTCAAGTTCGCAGACACAGAGAAGGAGCGGGGGCTGAGGAGGATGCAGCAGGTGGCTTCCCAGCTCGGCATTTTCAGCCCCATGACCCTCAACTTCCCTGCCTACAATGCCTACACACAAGCCGTCAACGCACAG CTCGTCCAGCAGCAGGCCCTGGTTGCCCAGTCAGCATACTTGTCTCCTGTTGCAACAGTTGCTGCTGTACAGATGCAGCAGATGGCGGCGCTTAATGCCAACGGAATCATTGCCACACCCATTACACCCATCACGCCGTCCTCGG GAACAAACACCCCACCAACTATCGCAGCGACACCTgttccagctctgcctccgCCGATTGGAGTCAACGGCTACAGCAGTGTTCCAGCACCAACCAATGGGCAGCAGGCGACAGAAACTTTATACACCAATGGCGTTCATCCATATCAAG ATTTTTGTATCTCCCCAGCTCAAACTCCAGCTGCAGCCTTGGACCCGCTACAACAGGCCTACGCCGGCATGCAGCACTACACAG CGGCATACCCCGCTGCCTACGGATTGGTCGGACAGCCGTTCCCCCAGCAGCCAACACTGGTTGCCCAGCAACACCAGCAGccccagcaacagcagcagagagaag GGCCAGAGGGCtgcaacatcttcatctaccaccTGCCTCAGGAATTCAGCGACTCTGAGATGCTGCAGATGTTCTTGCCCTTTGGCAATGTCATTTCAGCGAAGGTGTTTGTTGATCGGGCCACCAACCAGAGCAAATGTTTCG GATTCGTGAGTTTTGACAATCCTGCCAGTGCTCAAGCAGCCATCCAGGCCATGAACGGATTCCAGATCGGCATGAAAAGACTCAAAGTGCAACTCAAACGGCCTAAAGACGCCAACCGCCCGTACTGA